From the genome of Magnetococcales bacterium, one region includes:
- a CDS encoding response regulator: protein MSDQPRPRILIVDDEHHNLHVLGSALKQTYQVLVASSGEQVLKKLAAPPYPDMILLDIIMPGINGFEVCQKLKARPETADIPVIFITARHSEEDEAHGFGLGAVDFISKPIRPSIVRARVLTHLTLQAKKREAEAANKAKSTFLATMSHEIRTPLNGILGMAELLLDIDMDATGREYTQTILTSGRALLNIINDVLDYSKIEADKLQLEAISFSLYQLLNDATILFKEFARKKAIEFNTNIDDILPDWIVGDPTRLRQVLVNLLSNAIKFTQQGRVTLTALPRLHPEHGLLIHLEVRDTGVGISPEHLSRLFQSFEQADSSTTRKHGGTGLGLAISQKLVQLMKGHIEVESTLNAGTLFRVILPIQQSLAPQDMLLTTGTPESLTTGIPESLTHLTHWAGRAKILVAEDDPINQAVLRGMLKRFDFQIDYADNGRQAVELLRHKTYDLIFMDCQMPEMDGYTACRAFRNLEKGQHTPVVALTAFAMEGDREKCLAAGMDDYLTKPVTRQGIQSAILRWLARDASPAPARTKLPTRTPLILDRAAFLVLRADMGEDFDILVAHFLQTLPEKIQTIRQAWTDANPDLLKNAAHALRGSSSQLGSSSLAQCAFEIEKSARNADMTRIGNLIVTLEEEAARLADALLAEQRLASFHQDLGDDHFQNFLRMAQQSLAGLLERILTESSQDSPSLLQIRERALELAGISGSYGLADVERCATALGNRAGNADTPSLSTLLEDLQKSVQKAVSFLEEHARM from the coding sequence ATGAGTGATCAACCCAGGCCCCGCATCCTGATCGTCGATGATGAACACCACAACCTTCATGTCCTGGGCAGTGCCCTGAAACAGACCTATCAGGTTTTGGTGGCATCATCCGGTGAGCAGGTCCTGAAAAAACTTGCCGCCCCCCCCTATCCAGACATGATTCTGCTCGACATCATCATGCCTGGAATCAATGGCTTCGAAGTATGCCAAAAGCTGAAAGCCCGACCGGAAACAGCCGATATTCCCGTCATATTCATTACGGCCAGGCACTCGGAAGAGGATGAAGCCCACGGGTTTGGCCTGGGAGCGGTTGATTTTATCTCCAAGCCGATCCGGCCCAGCATTGTGCGGGCCAGGGTCCTGACCCATCTGACCCTGCAAGCCAAAAAAAGGGAGGCCGAAGCCGCCAACAAGGCCAAAAGCACCTTCCTGGCCACCATGAGTCATGAAATTCGCACCCCTCTCAATGGCATTCTGGGCATGGCTGAATTGCTGCTGGACATTGACATGGATGCAACAGGCCGGGAATACACCCAGACAATCCTGACCTCTGGACGCGCCCTGCTGAATATTATCAATGATGTGCTTGATTATTCAAAAATCGAGGCCGATAAACTGCAATTGGAGGCCATTTCTTTCAGTCTGTATCAACTTTTGAATGACGCGACCATTCTGTTCAAGGAATTTGCCAGAAAAAAAGCCATCGAATTCAATACAAATATTGATGATATATTGCCGGATTGGATTGTCGGCGACCCGACCCGCCTGCGACAGGTTCTGGTCAACCTTCTGTCCAATGCCATCAAATTTACCCAACAGGGACGGGTGACCCTCACCGCCCTGCCCAGGCTGCATCCTGAACACGGCCTGCTGATCCATCTGGAAGTACGAGATACCGGCGTCGGCATCTCCCCGGAACATTTATCCAGACTGTTCCAATCTTTCGAACAGGCCGACAGTTCCACCACCCGCAAACATGGGGGAACCGGTTTGGGGCTGGCCATTTCCCAAAAACTGGTCCAATTGATGAAAGGGCACATCGAAGTCGAAAGCACGCTTAACGCAGGAACCCTGTTTCGGGTCATATTGCCGATTCAGCAAAGCCTGGCTCCACAAGACATGTTGCTGACAACAGGAACGCCGGAATCGCTGACGACAGGGATTCCGGAATCGCTGACACATCTGACCCATTGGGCGGGCAGGGCGAAAATTCTGGTAGCCGAAGATGATCCGATCAATCAGGCCGTGCTGCGTGGCATGCTGAAAAGATTTGATTTTCAAATAGATTATGCCGATAATGGCCGGCAGGCCGTAGAGCTGTTGCGACACAAAACCTACGATCTCATTTTCATGGATTGCCAGATGCCGGAGATGGATGGGTATACCGCCTGTCGGGCTTTTCGCAACCTCGAAAAAGGGCAACATACCCCGGTCGTGGCCCTGACCGCTTTTGCCATGGAGGGAGACCGGGAAAAATGCCTGGCCGCCGGCATGGATGATTATCTGACCAAACCGGTAACCCGCCAAGGCATTCAATCAGCCATTTTGCGCTGGCTGGCCAGGGATGCTTCACCGGCACCCGCTCGCACCAAGTTGCCAACCAGGACTCCCCTGATATTGGATCGTGCGGCTTTTTTGGTCTTGCGTGCAGATATGGGCGAAGATTTTGACATACTCGTGGCACACTTCCTCCAAACATTGCCTGAAAAAATTCAAACCATCAGGCAGGCCTGGACCGACGCCAATCCGGATCTCTTGAAAAATGCCGCTCACGCCTTGCGCGGCAGCAGCAGCCAACTCGGTTCATCAAGCCTGGCCCAATGCGCTTTCGAAATTGAAAAATCAGCAAGAAATGCAGACATGACCAGGATTGGCAACCTGATTGTCACCCTGGAAGAAGAGGCCGCCAGGCTGGCCGATGCCCTCCTCGCCGAACAACGCCTGGCAAGCTTTCACCAGGATTTGGGCGATGATCATTTTCAAAACTTCCTGCGCATGGCACAACAATCCCTCGCAGGACTTCTCGAACGCATTCTCACCGAGAGCAGCCAGGACTCCCCGTCCCTCCTCCAGATCAGGGAGCGTGCCCTGGAGCTGGCCGGCATCTCCGGCAGTTATGGTCTGGCAGATGTGGAACGGTGTGCCACGGCCCTGGGAAACCGGGCCGGAAATGCAGATACCCCCTCTCTATCCACCCTGCTGGAAGACCTGCAAAAATCAGTACAGAAGGCCGTTTCGTTTCTGGAAGAACACGCCCGCATGTGA
- a CDS encoding response regulator: MKRGDQQPIKILVITASLLLFSFYSLMLLSVPVAAADPAPPLVIQPAPVGVAETALPQVIQPAPVAATAMVPPRVIQPASIVAAKGVTALQLAAQMDGVSATPHLLILEDPDRSLTLADVTQPAMARRFRPLGSISSQGLSTSAWWMRMEVINPSDQSRSWYIQATFATLDFLDVHDLTPGRPEQAWHLGDNRPFSNRPIPFETSVAPLETPPQATSQIYIRMAFAKVGYIDADLVLWTPDKFTGYRDKNSILTGIYLGGLFFMVFYNLFILISTRSHEYFWYVAYVATYAIAFTAILGYGHRYIYTNSALLTEQVPNLAMFLASLLAWQFNRVFLDTPILVPRMDRLIKLLLILYAFSIFLILIGFKKTGLILTMFSIVGLAPIFPLLGIWLWWRGVRKARLLTFAWIFLVIGFIIGWGRFQGYVSTSILSNWMGRIGVWLEAAFLSLAMADNINILRQERELATQREKDLILNAKNELENRVFERTRDLHDARKKADAANQAKSNFLANMSHEIRTPMNAIIGTTLLILKTGLTERQDKYITTIKNAAHALLDIINDILDFSKIEAGELKIEQINFNVYQLLDDVVQLMAGRAEEKNLEFLIYCHIQKETILIGDPLRIRQVLINLLGNALKFTETGEVHIGIEPVVETPAQVTMRFWVTDSGIGMSRQQIDGLFQPFSQADVSHSRKYGGTGLGLAICKRLITAMHGEMLVESELGIGSTFSFTLTFGRGQTTGSHPLIPMEPQLRGLRILVVDDNDQARSVLTEMLESFSFRVDSVDSGFAAMDVLQKMDRTPGEQPFGLVLLDWKMPHMDGLETARRIRYAMALSHLPTLIMVSAYNREEVIQNAEKMGLAGHLTKPVTPSELFDAIMRALGGRHDITGDRPTTMTWRPTRKELQRILGIRVLLVDDIAINREIAQEFLENHGAVVVPAKNGQEAIEQAANNTFDIVLMDIQMPGMNGFQATEAIRRQGSNRHLPVIAMTAHALAEDRQRCLDAGLDDYVTKPINPEKLFHILLKWLRPGDGEKIPQPPTSPSMPILPEDGKNAGLPNARLSNTSLLPIELPGVDLEQALSLVHGNQHLLHHSLLTFARDYRAASHEILAAWQQNQLEQMSPLVHTIKGVAGNLGMTDLYVASQKLDEGLKKGSADRAMVTAWGMELNRVVQGLDQLPTENTLAQPAAPPLAPWTILDLPLLINQCQELEIMLQQGDYMAIEYLPTMASTLQGQESALFARLERQILAFATDAALATLAELQQTIRLWQSNPGNPGNPDNPDNPGNPDNPGNPDNPGNPSGCIAFREQEKAEHE, encoded by the coding sequence GTGAAGCGTGGTGACCAACAACCAATCAAGATACTGGTCATCACGGCTTCTCTTCTATTGTTTTCCTTTTATTCCTTGATGCTTTTGTCGGTACCGGTTGCGGCAGCAGACCCGGCTCCGCCCCTGGTCATTCAACCCGCACCAGTTGGCGTAGCGGAAACGGCTCTTCCCCAAGTCATTCAGCCCGCACCGGTTGCCGCAACGGCAATGGTTCCGCCCCGGGTCATTCAGCCCGCATCGATTGTGGCAGCAAAGGGTGTTACGGCCCTGCAACTTGCCGCGCAGATGGATGGCGTGTCTGCCACTCCCCATCTCCTGATCCTGGAGGATCCGGATCGCTCTCTGACCCTGGCCGACGTGACCCAACCGGCCATGGCCAGGCGTTTTCGCCCGCTGGGATCAATCAGCAGTCAGGGCCTTTCCACCTCGGCCTGGTGGATGCGGATGGAAGTGATCAACCCCTCTGATCAATCCCGATCCTGGTATATTCAGGCAACCTTTGCAACCCTGGATTTTCTGGATGTTCATGACCTGACCCCGGGTCGTCCCGAACAGGCATGGCATCTGGGAGACAACCGGCCATTCTCCAACCGTCCCATCCCCTTTGAAACCTCGGTCGCCCCGCTGGAAACTCCTCCACAGGCAACCAGTCAGATTTACATCCGGATGGCTTTTGCAAAGGTGGGGTATATCGATGCCGATCTTGTGCTTTGGACACCCGATAAATTTACCGGGTACCGAGACAAGAACAGCATTCTGACCGGAATTTATCTCGGCGGTCTGTTTTTCATGGTGTTTTATAATTTATTTATTTTAATATCAACACGCTCGCATGAATATTTCTGGTATGTTGCCTATGTAGCCACCTATGCAATTGCATTCACGGCAATCCTGGGTTATGGCCATCGTTATATTTATACCAATTCTGCCCTGTTGACTGAGCAGGTTCCAAACCTGGCCATGTTTCTCGCCTCTCTGTTGGCCTGGCAGTTTAACCGTGTTTTCCTGGACACGCCCATCCTGGTACCCAGGATGGACCGATTGATCAAACTACTGCTGATTCTCTACGCATTTTCAATTTTTCTGATCTTGATCGGATTCAAGAAAACCGGGTTGATTCTGACCATGTTCAGTATCGTTGGTCTGGCTCCCATTTTTCCGCTGCTGGGCATATGGCTCTGGTGGCGGGGCGTGCGCAAAGCCAGACTTTTGACCTTCGCCTGGATCTTTCTGGTTATTGGTTTTATTATCGGCTGGGGCCGCTTTCAAGGCTATGTGTCCACCTCAATTCTGTCCAACTGGATGGGACGGATCGGCGTCTGGCTGGAGGCGGCCTTTCTCTCCCTGGCCATGGCCGACAACATCAACATTTTGCGCCAGGAAAGGGAACTGGCAACGCAAAGAGAAAAGGATCTGATTCTCAACGCAAAAAATGAACTCGAAAACAGGGTGTTCGAACGTACCCGCGACTTGCATGATGCCCGAAAAAAGGCCGATGCGGCCAACCAGGCAAAAAGCAATTTTCTGGCCAACATGAGTCACGAAATCCGCACCCCCATGAATGCCATCATCGGCACCACGCTCCTGATCCTGAAAACCGGGCTGACCGAACGTCAAGACAAATACATAACCACCATCAAAAATGCCGCACATGCCCTGCTTGATATTATCAATGATATTCTCGATTTTTCAAAAATCGAGGCCGGGGAACTGAAGATTGAACAGATAAATTTCAATGTTTATCAATTGCTGGATGATGTCGTGCAACTCATGGCAGGCAGGGCAGAAGAAAAAAATTTGGAATTTTTGATTTACTGTCACATTCAGAAAGAGACCATTCTGATCGGGGACCCCTTGCGCATACGGCAAGTCCTGATCAATCTGCTTGGCAATGCCTTGAAATTCACCGAGACAGGTGAAGTCCATATCGGCATTGAACCCGTTGTGGAGACCCCTGCACAGGTGACCATGCGTTTTTGGGTGACAGATTCCGGCATCGGCATGAGTCGGCAACAAATTGATGGCTTATTTCAACCCTTTTCCCAGGCGGATGTCTCCCATTCCCGCAAATATGGTGGTACCGGCTTGGGATTGGCCATTTGCAAACGTCTGATCACGGCCATGCATGGAGAAATGCTGGTTGAGAGTGAGTTGGGCATCGGAAGTACGTTTTCATTTACCCTGACCTTCGGACGTGGCCAGACAACAGGAAGCCACCCCCTGATTCCCATGGAGCCGCAACTGCGAGGCTTGCGCATTCTGGTCGTCGATGACAATGACCAGGCACGTTCTGTTTTGACTGAAATGCTGGAGAGTTTTTCATTTCGGGTGGACTCGGTTGATTCCGGTTTCGCGGCCATGGATGTCTTGCAGAAAATGGATCGGACCCCGGGAGAGCAACCTTTCGGCCTGGTCTTGCTGGATTGGAAAATGCCGCACATGGATGGACTGGAAACAGCGCGTCGGATCCGGTACGCCATGGCTCTGTCTCATCTGCCAACCCTGATCATGGTCTCGGCCTACAATCGGGAAGAGGTGATCCAGAATGCCGAAAAAATGGGATTGGCCGGCCATTTGACCAAGCCGGTCACACCATCGGAGCTGTTTGATGCCATCATGCGTGCCCTCGGCGGTCGCCATGACATCACCGGGGACCGTCCAACGACCATGACTTGGAGACCAACCCGGAAGGAGTTGCAACGAATCCTGGGTATCCGGGTATTGCTGGTGGATGACATTGCCATCAACCGGGAAATTGCCCAGGAGTTCCTGGAAAATCATGGTGCCGTGGTCGTCCCTGCCAAAAACGGTCAGGAGGCCATTGAACAAGCTGCAAATAATACTTTTGATATTGTGCTGATGGACATCCAGATGCCCGGCATGAATGGTTTTCAGGCAACCGAAGCCATACGTCGCCAGGGGTCCAACCGGCACCTGCCCGTCATTGCCATGACTGCCCATGCCCTGGCTGAGGACAGGCAACGTTGTCTGGATGCCGGCCTGGATGATTATGTGACCAAACCCATCAATCCCGAAAAATTATTTCATATCCTCCTCAAATGGCTGCGACCCGGAGATGGTGAAAAAATCCCCCAACCTCCGACATCCCCGAGTATGCCAATCCTGCCCGAAGATGGAAAAAACGCCGGCCTGCCCAACGCCCGCCTGTCAAACACCAGCCTCCTGCCGATAGAGTTGCCGGGGGTTGATCTGGAGCAAGCCTTGAGTCTGGTGCATGGCAATCAGCACCTGTTGCATCACTCCCTGTTGACTTTTGCCCGGGATTATCGTGCTGCATCCCATGAAATTCTTGCCGCCTGGCAGCAAAATCAACTGGAACAGATGTCACCACTGGTGCATACCATCAAGGGAGTCGCCGGCAACCTGGGCATGACCGATTTGTACGTCGCCTCCCAAAAACTGGATGAGGGACTCAAAAAAGGGTCTGCCGACAGAGCCATGGTGACGGCATGGGGCATGGAACTCAACCGGGTTGTGCAAGGTCTGGATCAATTGCCGACAGAAAACACCCTTGCCCAACCGGCTGCACCGCCGCTTGCACCCTGGACGATCCTGGATCTGCCCCTGTTGATCAACCAGTGTCAGGAGTTGGAAATCATGTTGCAACAAGGGGATTACATGGCCATCGAGTACTTGCCAACCATGGCCTCCACTCTCCAGGGACAGGAGTCTGCCTTGTTTGCCAGGCTGGAACGGCAAATCCTGGCTTTTGCGACCGATGCCGCCCTGGCAACCCTGGCCGAATTGCAACAAACCATCAGGCTCTGGCAAAGCAACCCAGGCAACCCAGGCAATCCAGACAACCCAGACAATCCAGGCAACCCAGACAATCCAGGCAACCCAGACAATCCAGGCAACCCATCCGGTTGTATTGCCTTTCGTGAACAAGAGAAAGCGGAACATGAGTGA
- the asnB gene encoding asparagine synthase (glutamine-hydrolyzing): MCGIFGLIATPWQEDAASALATLDSRGPDAHDLLHLGPVTLGHTRLSVIDLAGGRQPMRSPSGHLTLVFNGEIYNFPTLRQELEQLGHRFTTRSDTEVLLVGYQAWGDSLPRRLDGMFAFAVWHEPEQTLFAARDRFGIKPFLYAHGQGFAFASTLAPFLALRGFPRRLNGAALRDFLAFQTPCTPHTFLADVQQLPPAHQLRYQAREQKISLERYWSIPHPSPHPPPPREEIVTRVDAALRESVQRQRLADVPLGAFLSGGIDSSLLVHYLAETTTRPIQTFSMRFAEEEFDETPQARAVAQQFGCEHHELDAPHIDGRTLLAALHDLDQPLADPSYVMVHALARLTRQQVTVAISGDGGDELFGGYGRFFQTEADFPERFGQAGLRYLVERGWLPGALLRRTLHGRDLLFYRRVELGPWPVSRKSMARYLTPEALPLCQVPKTLELWHALLAEFGGRMDTAALMRADLWTYLSENCLVKTDRASMAHGLEVRVPMLGNPVVDAVLSLPATVHGDTSTNKKAILKEIARRTLPETVWNRPKHGFSVPLPSLLPGTWRGAGEDLFTENKIKTLAPFLHAPAVAGLWQNLQAGKRVAHRLVYTFLVLLAWLERHPMQDLVQPTESFPGRDKSDTP; this comes from the coding sequence ATGTGCGGCATTTTCGGACTCATCGCCACTCCCTGGCAGGAGGATGCCGCCAGCGCCCTGGCCACTCTGGATTCCCGGGGACCGGATGCCCATGATCTGCTCCACCTGGGTCCCGTCACCCTGGGACATACCCGTTTGTCGGTCATCGATCTGGCAGGCGGACGGCAACCCATGCGCTCCCCCTCCGGGCATCTGACGCTGGTCTTCAACGGCGAAATCTACAATTTTCCCACCCTGCGCCAGGAGTTGGAACAACTCGGTCATCGTTTCACAACTCGTTCGGATACCGAAGTGTTGCTGGTCGGCTATCAGGCCTGGGGAGACTCCCTGCCCAGGCGGCTGGATGGCATGTTTGCCTTTGCCGTGTGGCATGAACCGGAACAAACCCTCTTTGCCGCCCGGGACCGGTTCGGCATCAAACCATTTTTATATGCCCACGGACAGGGATTCGCCTTTGCCTCCACATTGGCCCCATTTTTGGCCTTGCGCGGCTTTCCCAGGCGCTTGAATGGAGCCGCCTTGCGGGATTTTCTGGCCTTTCAGACCCCCTGTACCCCCCACACCTTTCTGGCCGACGTGCAGCAACTCCCCCCGGCCCATCAGTTGCGCTACCAGGCCCGGGAGCAAAAAATCTCTCTGGAACGGTATTGGTCCATTCCCCACCCCTCACCGCATCCCCCTCCCCCCCGCGAAGAGATTGTAACCCGGGTGGATGCGGCTTTGCGGGAGAGTGTGCAGCGGCAACGGTTGGCCGATGTTCCTTTGGGGGCCTTTCTTTCGGGCGGCATCGATTCCAGTCTGCTCGTCCACTACCTGGCCGAAACGACCACCCGTCCCATCCAAACCTTCAGCATGCGCTTTGCCGAAGAGGAATTCGATGAAACCCCCCAGGCCCGGGCCGTGGCCCAACAGTTTGGCTGCGAACACCATGAACTCGATGCCCCCCACATTGACGGCAGAACCCTGTTGGCCGCCTTGCATGACCTCGATCAACCCCTGGCCGATCCCTCCTATGTGATGGTCCACGCCCTCGCCAGACTGACCCGGCAACAGGTCACCGTGGCCATCAGCGGTGATGGCGGCGATGAACTGTTCGGAGGCTATGGCCGTTTTTTCCAAACCGAGGCCGATTTTCCGGAACGCTTCGGACAGGCCGGTCTGCGGTACCTTGTGGAACGGGGTTGGTTGCCGGGTGCCTTGTTGCGTCGCACCCTGCATGGCCGGGATCTGCTCTTCTATCGGCGGGTGGAACTGGGTCCCTGGCCCGTCTCCCGCAAAAGCATGGCCCGTTATTTGACCCCGGAGGCCCTGCCCTTGTGTCAGGTCCCCAAAACCCTGGAACTCTGGCATGCCCTGCTGGCAGAGTTCGGCGGTCGCATGGATACGGCAGCCCTGATGCGCGCCGATCTCTGGACCTATCTGTCGGAAAACTGTCTCGTGAAAACGGATCGGGCCAGCATGGCACATGGCCTGGAAGTGCGGGTGCCCATGCTCGGCAATCCGGTTGTGGATGCCGTTCTTTCTCTCCCCGCCACCGTGCATGGCGACACCTCAACCAACAAAAAGGCCATCCTGAAAGAGATTGCCCGCCGCACCCTCCCGGAAACCGTCTGGAATCGCCCGAAACACGGCTTTTCGGTACCCCTGCCCTCCCTGCTGCCCGGAACATGGCGTGGTGCTGGCGAGGATCTTTTTACCGAAAATAAAATCAAGACCCTTGCGCCTTTTCTGCATGCCCCGGCAGTTGCGGGTCTTTGGCAAAATCTGCAGGCAGGAAAACGGGTCGCCCACCGACTGGTCTATACGTTCCTGGTCCTGCTGGCCTGGCTGGAACGTCACCCCATGCAGGATCTGGTACAACCCACCGAATCTTTTCCTGGTCGGGACAAGAGTGACACGCCATGA
- a CDS encoding DUF3800 domain-containing protein: MSYLLFLDESGQDRRESPYEVLAGVGIEDRDLWNLTCLVQDAEERFFGQRVSTGHLELKGKKLIKSKTFRLANQLPPMAPMQRSALAKSCLEKGDVALGSKAT, translated from the coding sequence ATGAGCTACCTGTTGTTTCTGGACGAAAGCGGTCAAGACCGGAGGGAATCCCCGTATGAAGTGTTGGCTGGAGTTGGGATAGAAGATCGGGATCTCTGGAATCTGACCTGTCTGGTTCAAGATGCTGAGGAACGCTTCTTCGGTCAGCGCGTTTCAACTGGGCATCTTGAACTCAAAGGGAAAAAACTTATCAAGAGCAAGACTTTTCGTTTGGCAAACCAGCTTCCTCCCATGGCACCAATGCAGCGCTCCGCCTTGGCAAAATCTTGCCTTGAAAAAGGGGATGTTGCACTGGGAAGCAAAGCCACTTGA
- a CDS encoding response regulator transcription factor: MRRTTPLIGLLEDDASMRFLMSSYLEKSGYRVFTCATTTEFLAAFAKEKPDCILLDLNLPDEDGLVVVRKIRYHSNLPLFIVSSRNSEQDRVAGIELGADDYITKPFHPRELVARIHNILQRNARFSAPGNRVSEANSGVIHFRGFSLDLEKRRLETEQGDQIILTRGEFNCLATLVKARGAVVTREQLKDAISPRQEPPQDRTVDSIVCRLRQKMHPENKKANLIATVSGYGYQMDPCALQAS; this comes from the coding sequence ATGCGCAGAACGACCCCCTTGATCGGCCTGCTGGAAGATGATGCCAGCATGCGGTTTCTGATGAGTTCCTATCTGGAAAAGTCGGGATACAGGGTTTTTACCTGTGCCACCACGACCGAATTTTTGGCCGCTTTTGCCAAGGAAAAGCCTGATTGCATACTGCTTGACCTGAATCTGCCGGATGAAGATGGCCTGGTCGTGGTCAGAAAAATTCGTTATCACTCCAATCTGCCCTTGTTCATTGTCTCATCCCGCAACAGCGAACAGGATCGCGTGGCCGGTATTGAACTGGGTGCCGATGACTACATCACCAAACCGTTCCATCCCCGTGAGCTGGTAGCCAGAATTCACAACATTCTCCAGCGCAATGCCAGATTTTCCGCGCCGGGAAACCGTGTTTCGGAAGCAAATTCCGGCGTGATTCATTTCCGGGGCTTTTCTCTGGACCTCGAAAAAAGACGCCTGGAAACAGAGCAGGGTGACCAGATTATTCTGACCCGGGGTGAGTTCAACTGTCTGGCAACCCTGGTCAAGGCCAGAGGGGCCGTGGTGACACGCGAGCAACTGAAAGACGCCATCTCACCGCGCCAGGAACCACCCCAGGATCGTACCGTGGATTCAATTGTTTGTCGGCTGCGACAAAAAATGCATCCGGAAAACAAGAAGGCCAATCTCATCGCAACCGTATCGGGGTATGGATACCAGATGGATCCGTGTGCCCTGCAAGCTTCATGA